In the Gemmatimonadaceae bacterium genome, one interval contains:
- the mnmG gene encoding tRNA uridine-5-carboxymethylaminomethyl(34) synthesis enzyme MnmG — protein sequence MAAARTNPMTEQNFDVLVVGAGHAGTEAAVAAARLGATVGLVTSALETIGQMSCNPAIGGVAKGTVVREVDALGGIMGRATDLSTLQFRMLNRGKGPAVWSPRAQCDRGLYRRAARSLLERHAGLQTIQGTVARLLMDGDSVRGVETLEGRRFGAKTVVITTGTFLRGRMHIGTTTQISGGRAGDAATTHLAEQLESAGLQVARFKTGTPPRIDGRTVDFSSLAIQESEIDQFDYSWSHFWTEPRVSNGATRHPPQLPCWITHLGAAGKEIITRNIEQSAMYGGAIASRGPRYCPSVEDKIVKFPAAESHQLFLEPEGHETAELYVNGLSTSLPAPVQLEILRSIPGLERVRMNRAGYAIEYDYYPPTQLDQTLQVKAMPGLFFAGQINGTTGYEEAAGQGLVAGANAALRVLDREPLVLGRETSYIGVLVDDLVTRGVDEPYRLFTSRSEFRLTVRQDNALQRLSPIAIRLALYTDDERAIAERRVGEVRGAIAAAESGSIRPEQADPVLLRAGGTPLKHAMKISEVAKRNGVALSALFAAVGAGTELGADSVLSAELEIKYAGYFERERAHADRMSRMGEMKLEADLPYDEMTMLSFEARQKLAHVRPRTLAQASRIPGVNPSDLQNLVIEVERWRRGVVTGD from the coding sequence ATGGCGGCAGCGCGCACCAATCCCATGACGGAACAGAACTTCGACGTCCTCGTCGTGGGCGCGGGCCACGCCGGCACCGAGGCGGCGGTCGCGGCGGCTCGCCTCGGCGCAACTGTCGGACTAGTCACCAGCGCGCTCGAGACGATCGGCCAGATGTCGTGCAACCCCGCGATCGGCGGCGTGGCCAAAGGCACGGTGGTGCGCGAAGTGGACGCGCTCGGCGGGATCATGGGACGCGCGACGGATCTCTCCACGCTCCAGTTCCGGATGTTGAATCGCGGCAAAGGACCGGCCGTATGGTCTCCGCGCGCGCAATGCGACCGCGGCCTGTACCGCCGCGCGGCGCGCTCGCTGCTCGAGCGGCACGCCGGCCTGCAAACCATCCAGGGCACCGTCGCGCGGTTGCTCATGGACGGCGACTCGGTCCGCGGAGTCGAGACGCTCGAAGGCCGCCGCTTCGGCGCGAAGACGGTCGTGATCACCACCGGTACGTTCCTGCGCGGGCGCATGCACATCGGAACGACCACGCAGATCTCCGGCGGCCGCGCGGGCGACGCAGCGACCACGCATCTCGCCGAGCAGTTGGAGAGCGCGGGCCTTCAGGTCGCGCGCTTCAAGACGGGAACTCCGCCGCGCATCGACGGACGCACCGTGGATTTCAGCTCGCTCGCGATCCAGGAGAGCGAGATCGATCAGTTCGACTACTCATGGTCGCATTTCTGGACCGAGCCGCGCGTGTCGAACGGGGCCACGCGTCATCCGCCGCAGCTTCCCTGCTGGATCACGCACCTCGGCGCCGCCGGCAAGGAGATCATCACCCGCAACATCGAGCAGTCGGCGATGTATGGCGGCGCGATCGCGTCGCGCGGGCCACGGTACTGCCCGTCCGTCGAGGACAAGATCGTGAAGTTTCCCGCGGCCGAGAGTCACCAGCTTTTCCTCGAGCCCGAGGGACACGAGACGGCGGAGCTATACGTGAACGGGCTGTCGACGTCGCTGCCTGCGCCGGTACAGCTCGAGATCCTGCGGTCGATTCCCGGGCTCGAGCGGGTCCGGATGAACCGCGCGGGCTACGCGATCGAGTACGACTACTATCCACCGACGCAGCTCGACCAGACGCTCCAGGTAAAGGCCATGCCGGGGTTGTTCTTCGCGGGACAGATCAACGGCACGACCGGATACGAGGAAGCGGCGGGACAGGGGCTCGTCGCCGGCGCGAACGCGGCGCTGCGCGTGTTGGATCGCGAGCCGCTGGTGCTGGGTCGGGAGACCTCGTACATCGGCGTGCTGGTAGACGACCTTGTCACGCGGGGCGTGGACGAGCCGTATCGCCTGTTCACTTCGCGCTCGGAGTTTCGCCTGACGGTGCGGCAGGACAACGCGCTGCAGCGCCTCTCGCCGATCGCGATCCGGCTCGCCCTGTACACCGACGACGAGCGCGCGATAGCCGAGCGGCGCGTGGGAGAGGTTCGCGGCGCGATAGCCGCGGCCGAGAGCGGCAGCATCCGCCCCGAGCAAGCCGACCCGGTGCTGCTCCGCGCGGGCGGGACGCCGCTCAAGCACGCAATGAAGATCAGCGAAGTGGCGAAGAGGAACGGTGTCGCGCTGTCGGCGCTGTTCGCCGCCGTCGGAGCGGGAACGGAGCTCGGGGCCGACTCGGTGCTGAGCGCGGAGCTGGAGATCAAGTACGCCGGCTACTTCGAGCGCGAGCGGGCGCACGCGGACCGCATGTCACGCATGGGGGAGATGAAGCTTGAAGCCGATCTTCCCTACGACGAGATGACGATGCTCTCGTTCGAGGCGCGGCAAAAGCTGGCGCACGTCCGGCCGCGCACGCTGGCGCAGGCATCGCGGATACCGGGAGTGAATCCGAGCGATCTGCAGAACCTCGTGATCGAGGTCGAGCGGTGGCGGAGGGGCGTGGTAACTGGTGACTAG
- a CDS encoding dienelactone hydrolase family protein produces MRASTPAADEPFEHAPGATDASTRLTTSPRHAEWVTVSTGPGDSVRAWVVYPERRTKAPVVIVVHEIFGLSPWIRSVADQLAADGFLAVAPDLLTMKNIPGSPENPDGQAARAAIQTLDMNDVHRQISAVARHAMALPAAAPRYGIMGFCWGGAVSFEHAVRSPGLGASVVYYGTSPAPARLTSVRAPVLGLYGSDDARVNATVPPADSAMKALGKTYRPIFYEGAGHGFLRQQDGREGKNLAAATAAWPETISWFRTHLGR; encoded by the coding sequence ATGAGGGCATCGACGCCCGCGGCGGACGAGCCCTTCGAACACGCGCCTGGCGCGACGGACGCCTCGACGCGGCTGACCACGTCTCCGAGGCATGCCGAATGGGTCACCGTCTCCACCGGCCCGGGCGACAGCGTGCGCGCGTGGGTCGTGTACCCGGAGCGGAGGACCAAGGCGCCGGTCGTGATCGTGGTGCACGAGATCTTCGGGCTCTCGCCGTGGATCCGCAGCGTGGCGGATCAGCTCGCGGCGGACGGCTTTCTGGCAGTCGCGCCCGACCTGCTCACCATGAAGAACATCCCCGGCTCGCCGGAGAATCCCGACGGTCAGGCAGCGAGAGCGGCCATCCAGACACTCGACATGAACGACGTGCATCGCCAGATCTCAGCGGTCGCGCGGCATGCGATGGCTCTGCCCGCGGCGGCGCCGCGCTACGGAATCATGGGATTCTGCTGGGGCGGCGCGGTGTCCTTCGAGCACGCGGTTCGCTCGCCTGGTCTGGGAGCGTCGGTCGTCTATTATGGAACATCCCCGGCACCCGCGCGGCTGACATCGGTCCGTGCGCCCGTGCTCGGGCTGTACGGGAGCGACGACGCACGCGTCAATGCCACGGTTCCGCCAGCGGACTCCGCCATGAAAGCGCTGGGCAAGACCTATCGGCCGATCTTCTATGAGGGCGCCGGACACGGCTTCCTCCGGCAGCAGGACGGGCGCGAAGGAAAGAACCTCGCCGCGGCGACGGCAGCCTGGCCGGAGACCATCTCCTGGTTCCGGACGCACCTGGGCAGATGA
- a CDS encoding hydrolase, with product MSHYIVMDFSPAWLLRNRHVQTLWGKLARKLPPAPTRLERWDTPDGDFIELHRIAGEPGSPRLVILHGLEGTIRSHYAQALLHEAARRGWGADLLIFRSCGGEMNRARRFYHSGETTDIALVIDRLVAAEPGRTIVAAGVSLGGNVLLKYLGERGEAVPPQLKAAAAVSVPFDLARSSIQIQRGFARLYQWHFMRSLRRKAAAKLEQFPDIAPADALPRLRTMYDFDNVITAPLHGFADADDYYRRSSSIGWLHGIRRPTLLLSATDDPFLPSEVFDRVREIAARNSWLTLDFPARGGHAGFIAGDGRRLKYFAERRVCDFLASHLRPQIQERIA from the coding sequence ATGAGCCATTATATCGTTATGGACTTTTCCCCCGCCTGGCTTCTTCGCAACCGCCACGTGCAGACGCTCTGGGGCAAGCTCGCGCGGAAGCTGCCGCCGGCGCCGACGCGGCTGGAACGGTGGGACACGCCGGACGGCGATTTCATCGAGCTGCACCGCATCGCCGGCGAGCCCGGCTCGCCGCGGCTGGTGATCCTGCACGGCCTCGAGGGGACGATCCGGTCGCACTACGCGCAAGCGCTGCTGCACGAGGCGGCTCGCCGCGGATGGGGGGCCGATCTGTTGATCTTCCGCTCGTGCGGAGGCGAGATGAACCGCGCGCGCCGGTTCTACCACTCCGGCGAGACGACCGACATCGCGCTGGTCATCGACCGGCTCGTCGCCGCCGAGCCCGGCCGCACGATAGTCGCGGCCGGCGTCTCCCTCGGCGGAAACGTGCTGCTGAAATACCTCGGCGAGCGCGGAGAGGCCGTGCCCCCGCAGCTCAAGGCGGCCGCCGCCGTATCGGTTCCGTTCGACCTCGCGCGCTCCTCCATCCAGATCCAGCGGGGATTCGCGAGATTGTATCAGTGGCACTTCATGCGCTCGCTGCGCCGAAAAGCCGCGGCCAAGCTGGAGCAGTTTCCAGACATCGCGCCGGCAGACGCGCTGCCGCGGCTCAGAACGATGTACGACTTCGACAACGTCATCACCGCGCCCCTTCACGGCTTCGCGGACGCCGACGATTATTACCGGAGGTCCAGCTCGATCGGCTGGCTACACGGGATCAGGCGGCCCACGCTGCTGCTGAGCGCGACGGACGATCCCTTCCTTCCATCCGAGGTGTTCGACCGGGTCCGGGAGATCGCGGCCCGAAACAGCTGGTTGACGCTCGATTTTCCCGCGCGCGGCGGCCACGCCGGGTTCATAGCCGGCGATGGCCGGCGATTGAAATACTTCGCGGAGCGGCGCGTGTGCGACTTTCTTGCATCACACCTGCGTCCGCAAATACAGGAGAGAATCGCATGA
- the serA gene encoding phosphoglycerate dehydrogenase gives MKFKVLLTDGIDPEGVALLAADPQLEVDEVSTLPAAELIQRIGEYDALVGRSATRVTPELLRAAKKIRVIGRAGVGVDNIAMDTATELGIAIINAPAGNTVAVAELVFGSLLSLLRGLPMADRTMHAGEWRRSELLGGELKGRTLGIVGLGRIGSEVARRAAAFEMAVVAYDPYVPETRFQGLRVERADSLDSLLALSDVVTIHTPLTDETRGMVGKRELGKLKAGAIVVNLARGGIVEEDALAAALKSGRLAGAALDVFSREPLPADDPLRSAPNLFLTPHIGASTIEAQRNVARDVCAAVRETLLGGELSRSINIASVEGVRWDELKPALRLSERAAAVGRAILATQGNRAVQRVSVRAGSAHVGASEALLAAAAVGVLEGIVEGDRLNVINARTLAAQRGIELSSLESASGSADDEVEIRISAGMQEIAVAGTASPTAPVRLTRIGAFHVDVQPRGTLLILTNEDVPGVIGRVGTVLGEARINIAEYHQARLAQGGDALAAVSVDGAVGEEVRAQLLGIPGVRTATVVTFAR, from the coding sequence TTGAAATTCAAAGTCCTCCTCACCGACGGCATAGATCCCGAGGGCGTCGCGTTGCTCGCCGCCGACCCGCAACTCGAGGTCGACGAGGTGTCGACGCTGCCCGCCGCCGAGCTGATCCAGCGCATCGGCGAATACGACGCGCTCGTGGGACGGAGCGCGACGCGCGTGACGCCGGAGCTGCTGCGCGCGGCGAAGAAGATTCGCGTGATCGGACGCGCCGGTGTGGGGGTGGACAACATCGCGATGGACACCGCGACCGAGCTCGGGATCGCGATCATCAACGCGCCGGCCGGCAACACGGTCGCCGTCGCAGAGCTGGTCTTCGGCTCGCTGCTCAGTCTGCTGCGCGGTCTCCCGATGGCCGACCGCACGATGCACGCGGGCGAATGGCGCCGCTCCGAGCTGCTTGGCGGCGAGCTCAAGGGGAGAACGCTCGGCATCGTCGGGCTCGGACGCATCGGATCTGAAGTCGCACGCCGCGCGGCCGCGTTCGAGATGGCGGTCGTCGCGTACGATCCGTACGTGCCCGAAACGCGATTCCAGGGACTGCGCGTAGAGCGCGCCGACTCGCTTGACTCGCTGCTCGCGCTGAGCGACGTCGTCACCATTCACACACCGCTCACGGACGAGACGCGGGGAATGGTCGGCAAGCGCGAGCTCGGCAAGCTCAAGGCGGGTGCGATCGTTGTGAACCTCGCACGCGGCGGGATCGTCGAGGAAGACGCGCTCGCGGCGGCGCTGAAAAGCGGCAGACTCGCGGGCGCGGCGCTGGACGTGTTCTCCAGGGAGCCGCTGCCGGCCGACGACCCGCTGCGCTCGGCGCCGAATCTCTTTTTGACACCGCACATCGGCGCGTCCACGATTGAAGCGCAGCGCAACGTCGCGCGTGACGTGTGCGCCGCGGTGCGCGAGACTCTGCTGGGCGGCGAGCTGTCGCGCTCGATCAACATCGCGTCCGTCGAGGGCGTGCGCTGGGACGAGCTCAAGCCCGCGCTCCGGCTGAGCGAGCGCGCCGCCGCGGTGGGCCGCGCGATCCTCGCCACGCAGGGAAATCGCGCGGTGCAGCGCGTGTCCGTCCGCGCGGGCTCCGCGCACGTGGGGGCGAGCGAAGCGCTCCTGGCCGCCGCCGCGGTCGGCGTGCTGGAAGGCATCGTCGAGGGCGACCGGCTGAACGTGATCAACGCGCGCACGCTAGCCGCGCAGCGCGGCATCGAGCTGTCGTCGCTGGAATCCGCGTCCGGGTCGGCGGACGATGAGGTCGAGATCCGCATCTCGGCGGGGATGCAGGAGATCGCGGTGGCCGGCACGGCATCGCCGACGGCGCCCGTCCGGCTTACGCGGATCGGGGCGTTCCATGTGGACGTGCAGCCGCGCGGCACGCTGCTGATTCTCACCAACGAAGACGTCCCGGGCGTGATCGGGCGCGTGGGAACCGTGCTCGGCGAGGCGCGCATCAACATCGCCGAGTACCACCAGGCGCGGCTTGCCCAGGGCGGCGACGCGCTCGCCGCGGTGTCGGTGGATGGAGCCGTCGGCGAGGAGGTTCGGGCGCAGCTGCTCGGAATTCCGGGCGTGCGCACGGCGACCGTTGTGACCTTTGCGCGGTAG
- a CDS encoding haloacid dehalogenase-like hydrolase, which produces MPRFSSIILDVDSTLSGIEGIDWLAARRGPEVGRKVARLTAEAMAGERSIEEVYGARLEVVKPAAAELVELAEAYWKNVAPGAAGAIERLGSAGVRLDVVTSGLRDAVAPFAARLGLPAERVHAVACGFDARGDFSSFDATEPLVLQGGKRTVAEGLQLAPPVLAVGDGMTDAEIRPIADAFAAFTGFVRREPVVAIADFTVGSFAALERLVLGTEGSE; this is translated from the coding sequence GTGCCCAGATTTTCTTCCATCATTCTCGACGTCGATTCCACCCTCTCCGGAATTGAAGGGATCGACTGGCTCGCGGCGCGGCGCGGGCCGGAGGTTGGGCGGAAGGTGGCGCGTCTGACCGCGGAGGCAATGGCCGGCGAGCGCTCGATCGAGGAGGTGTACGGCGCGCGGCTCGAAGTGGTGAAGCCGGCAGCGGCCGAGCTCGTGGAGCTGGCGGAAGCCTACTGGAAGAACGTCGCGCCGGGAGCAGCCGGCGCGATCGAGCGACTGGGCTCGGCCGGTGTGCGGCTCGACGTGGTGACGAGCGGCCTTCGCGACGCCGTCGCTCCCTTCGCCGCGCGACTGGGGCTGCCCGCGGAGCGCGTGCACGCCGTGGCGTGCGGCTTCGACGCGCGCGGAGACTTCTCTTCGTTCGATGCGACCGAGCCGCTCGTACTCCAGGGTGGAAAGCGAACGGTCGCGGAAGGGCTGCAGCTCGCGCCGCCGGTACTCGCGGTGGGTGATGGGATGACGGACGCGGAGATCCGCCCCATTGCCGACGCGTTCGCGGCGTTCACCGGATTCGTGCGGCGCGAGCCGGTCGTCGCGATCGCGGATTTCACCGTCGGCTCCTTCGCCGCGCTGGAGCGGCTGGTGCTCGGCACCGAGGGTTCAGAGTGA
- a CDS encoding alanine--glyoxylate aminotransferase family protein — MTYSFGRFFVPGPTDVRPDVLAAMTQPMIAHRGPEFEALFARIQTGLRAVFRTQRPVYVSTSSATGLMEAAIRCAPAGRILALVNGGFSERFAKIADMCGRECDRYEVPAGSAHDVAEVERRLSSARYAAVTVVHSETSTGVLNDARAISDAAHEHGALCLIDSVSGLGGAPLEFDEWQCDYVLTGSQKALALPPGLAFAAASLDFVEGARRVAGRGVYFDIGEFDELAAKNQTPNTPAVSLLFAADAQLRSIVAEGMEARWARHAAMQQEVVDWAGRLEDRGIAIVAKPGERSPTVSAIRLPEGFTPQWFITEVRAGGYTVGAGYGALKETTFRIGHMGDHTVATVRGCLAACESVLRGKRG, encoded by the coding sequence GTGACCTATTCGTTCGGAAGGTTTTTCGTGCCGGGGCCCACCGACGTGCGCCCCGACGTATTGGCCGCCATGACGCAGCCGATGATCGCGCACCGCGGGCCGGAGTTCGAGGCGCTGTTCGCGCGGATCCAGACGGGGCTGCGGGCGGTCTTCCGCACGCAGCGTCCCGTATATGTGAGCACTTCCTCCGCGACTGGCTTGATGGAGGCAGCCATCCGGTGCGCGCCCGCCGGAAGAATCCTCGCGCTCGTGAATGGTGGTTTCTCGGAGCGATTCGCGAAGATCGCGGACATGTGCGGCCGCGAGTGCGACCGGTACGAGGTGCCGGCGGGAAGCGCGCACGACGTCGCGGAAGTAGAAAGAAGGCTGAGTTCTGCGCGGTACGCGGCGGTGACGGTTGTGCACTCGGAGACTTCCACCGGCGTGCTCAACGACGCGCGCGCGATCAGCGACGCCGCGCACGAGCACGGCGCGCTCTGCCTGATCGACAGCGTGTCCGGCCTGGGGGGCGCTCCGCTCGAGTTCGACGAATGGCAGTGCGACTACGTGCTCACCGGTTCCCAGAAGGCGTTGGCGCTTCCTCCCGGACTCGCTTTCGCGGCCGCGTCGCTGGATTTCGTCGAGGGCGCGCGGCGCGTCGCCGGGCGCGGCGTGTACTTCGACATCGGCGAGTTCGACGAGCTCGCGGCGAAGAACCAGACGCCGAACACGCCGGCGGTCTCGCTCCTCTTCGCGGCGGACGCGCAGCTGCGGTCGATCGTTGCGGAGGGGATGGAAGCGCGCTGGGCGCGGCATGCCGCGATGCAGCAGGAAGTCGTGGATTGGGCGGGGCGCCTCGAGGATCGCGGGATCGCCATCGTCGCGAAGCCGGGCGAGCGATCGCCGACGGTGTCGGCCATCAGGCTGCCCGAGGGCTTCACGCCGCAGTGGTTCATCACCGAAGTGCGCGCCGGCGGCTACACGGTGGGCGCGGGGTACGGCGCGCTGAAGGAGACGACCTTCCGAATTGGGCACATGGGCGATCACACCGTCGCGACGGTGCGCGGGTGTCTGGCAGCGTGCGAGAGCGTGCTCCGGGGGAAGCGGGGTTGA
- a CDS encoding inner membrane CreD family protein → MGKRLFAIAFIFAVTTAAWLLLGATIFQRTQSSDRHLRGRVGSTWGTAQAQQAPSAYTERIEVRVLEAPRRPPPDARRDITTAPAGTTDTRSETVRVRVPLALDQTRANVAFDLDHRQKGLLWYSTYGVSFAGTFRFRNTTASDSVALEFRLPASQAIYDGLQVTINGQPAAYETRDQAIMALARVPVGDAVTLGVSYRSQGLDQWRYVLGNDVAEVRDFELGMKTDFEDIDFPESTLSPTEKTEGGEGWDLKWRYSNLLSGFQIGMDMPEKLQPGPLAGEISLFAPVSLLFFFAVIFLITTIRGIDIHPMNYAFLAAAFFSFHLLLAYLVDHISIHLAFLVASAVSIFLVVSYLRLAIGRQFAFREAALAQFIYLVLFSYAFFFRGFTGLAITIGSIVTLFVAMQLTGRIRWSEVFASRPGVTRP, encoded by the coding sequence ATGGGCAAGCGCCTCTTCGCCATCGCTTTCATCTTCGCCGTCACGACCGCCGCCTGGTTGCTGCTCGGCGCCACGATCTTCCAACGGACGCAGTCCTCCGACCGGCACCTGCGCGGGCGCGTCGGATCCACCTGGGGAACCGCGCAGGCGCAGCAGGCCCCGTCCGCCTACACCGAGCGGATCGAGGTGCGCGTGCTCGAGGCGCCGCGCCGCCCGCCGCCCGACGCTCGCCGCGACATCACCACTGCTCCGGCCGGCACGACGGATACGCGGTCCGAAACAGTTCGCGTGCGTGTGCCGCTGGCGCTCGACCAGACGAGAGCGAACGTCGCGTTCGATCTCGACCACCGGCAGAAGGGACTGCTCTGGTACAGCACGTACGGCGTCTCCTTCGCCGGGACGTTCCGCTTCAGGAACACGACGGCCTCCGACTCGGTGGCGCTCGAGTTCCGGCTGCCGGCGTCCCAGGCGATCTACGACGGACTGCAGGTCACCATTAACGGACAGCCGGCGGCGTACGAGACCCGCGACCAGGCGATCATGGCCCTCGCCCGCGTGCCCGTGGGCGATGCCGTCACCCTCGGCGTGTCCTACCGCTCGCAGGGACTCGACCAGTGGCGGTACGTGCTCGGCAACGACGTGGCGGAAGTGCGCGACTTCGAGCTCGGAATGAAGACCGACTTCGAGGACATCGATTTTCCCGAGAGCACACTCTCTCCGACCGAAAAAACCGAGGGCGGCGAAGGCTGGGATTTGAAGTGGCGCTACAGCAATCTCCTGTCGGGTTTCCAAATCGGCATGGACATGCCCGAGAAGCTCCAGCCCGGGCCGCTCGCCGGCGAGATCTCGCTCTTCGCGCCGGTGTCGCTGCTCTTTTTCTTCGCCGTGATCTTCCTCATCACCACGATTCGCGGGATTGACATCCATCCGATGAACTACGCCTTCCTGGCCGCGGCGTTCTTTTCCTTCCACCTGCTGCTGGCATACCTGGTGGACCACATCTCCATCCACCTGGCGTTTCTCGTCGCGTCGGCGGTGTCGATCTTCCTGGTTGTGAGCTATCTCCGACTCGCTATCGGGCGGCAGTTCGCCTTCCGCGAAGCCGCGCTCGCGCAGTTCATCTATCTGGTGCTCTTCTCCTACGCGTTCTTCTTCAGGGGCTTCACCGGGCTGGCGATCACCATCGGCTCGATCGTGACGCTGTTCGTCGCGATGCAGCTGACCGGGCGGATCCGCTGGAGCGAGGTGTTCGCGAGCAGGCCCGGGGTGACAAGGCCGTAG
- a CDS encoding nitroreductase family protein, translating into MIPLAFDRIPLDVTLTRGRAFYAEMSKRRTTRHFSRDPVPREAIEWAIRAAATAPSGAHQQPWTFVAVSDAELKTRIRAAAEREEHAFYHGKAPDAWLEALALLGTDEHKAHLTDAPWVVVLFRQSYGLRADGTRRTHYYSQESCGIAAGFFIAAVHRMGLVTLTHTPSPMGFLGELLQRPANEKAMLVMPVGYPADDAKVPDLARKPLEDVVVWR; encoded by the coding sequence ATGATCCCGCTCGCATTCGATCGCATTCCGCTCGATGTGACGCTCACCCGCGGCCGCGCTTTTTACGCTGAGATGAGCAAGCGCCGCACGACGCGCCATTTCTCGCGCGACCCGGTACCGCGCGAGGCCATCGAATGGGCGATACGTGCCGCGGCTACCGCGCCGAGCGGCGCGCACCAGCAGCCATGGACCTTCGTCGCGGTATCCGATGCGGAGCTGAAGACCCGGATACGCGCAGCCGCCGAGCGCGAGGAGCACGCGTTCTATCATGGCAAAGCGCCGGACGCCTGGCTCGAGGCGCTCGCGCTGCTCGGGACCGACGAGCACAAGGCGCATCTCACCGACGCACCGTGGGTGGTGGTTCTCTTCCGTCAATCGTACGGCCTGCGCGCGGACGGCACGCGACGCACTCACTATTATTCGCAGGAGTCGTGCGGCATCGCCGCGGGCTTTTTCATAGCGGCGGTGCACAGGATGGGTCTCGTGACGCTGACGCACACGCCAAGTCCCATGGGATTCCTCGGCGAGCTTCTGCAACGACCCGCGAACGAGAAGGCGATGCTGGTGATGCCCGTCGGATATCCGGCAGACGACGCGAAGGTGCCCGACCTCGCGCGCAAGCCGCTGGAAGACGTCGTGGTGTGGCGATGA
- a CDS encoding DoxX family membrane protein, whose translation MTLPAPLEPIDIRLTTWMARHGITLTRVALGVVFLWFGAIKFVPGWSPAADLAARTIERITFGFVTPEIGLPLLAAWESLIGIGLLLGRFLRLTLLLLFVQMPGTMLPLVLFPGETFTAFPHSPTMEGQYIIKNLVLIAAAIVVGATVRGGELRAEPLATEK comes from the coding sequence ATGACGCTTCCCGCGCCGCTCGAGCCCATCGACATCCGTCTGACCACGTGGATGGCTCGCCATGGGATCACGCTCACGCGAGTCGCGCTGGGCGTGGTCTTTCTCTGGTTCGGCGCGATCAAGTTCGTGCCGGGCTGGAGTCCCGCGGCGGATCTTGCCGCGCGGACCATCGAGCGAATTACCTTCGGATTCGTCACGCCGGAGATCGGACTGCCGCTGCTCGCCGCCTGGGAATCGCTGATCGGGATCGGGCTGCTGCTCGGACGATTCCTGCGACTGACTCTGCTGCTGCTGTTCGTACAGATGCCGGGCACCATGTTGCCGCTCGTTCTGTTCCCGGGAGAGACTTTTACCGCGTTTCCGCATTCGCCGACGATGGAAGGACAGTACATCATCAAGAATCTCGTGTTGATCGCGGCGGCGATCGTCGTCGGCGCGACGGTGCGCGGCGGGGAGCTGCGGGCGGAGCCACTCGCAACGGAGAAGTGA